A stretch of Palaemon carinicauda isolate YSFRI2023 chromosome 34, ASM3689809v2, whole genome shotgun sequence DNA encodes these proteins:
- the LOC137626738 gene encoding zinc finger BED domain-containing protein 5-like, with translation MPSSQAPLNTRLFSLLCQEFGSDEEVLLLHTEVRWLSRGNVVSRVESLKEELTEFFKCDNKAKSLEFTKKLSDSQWLQKLAYLSDIFLRLNSFNLSLQGRFATVSDFMDKLRSLTMKLELWEGKVKDGNLSMFEHLGEALDKSQNTGKQDVMQLVQSHLASLRMELQSYFPELSELESKLIRNPFIVNVHLLPDNMQEEFLELVNDSVAKDAFETLSLTKFWAKMSEIYPVVSKVVLNSLLMFPSTYLCEQGFSTLLNMKTKHRSRLNVEHDLRLCLSNTAPRIEKLVSNRQGTAFTLKFSNG, from the coding sequence ATGCCATCAAGTCAAGCGCCCCTAAATACAAGACTGTTTTCCCTTCTGTGCCAAGAGtttggaagtgatgaagaagtgtTGCTCCTTCACACTGAGGTTCGCTGGCTGTCGAGGGGGAATGTGGTATCAAGAGTAGAATCACTAAAGGAGGAgctcactgaattcttcaaatgtGACAACAAGGCAAAGTCACTTGAGTTCACCAAGAAATTGTCAGACAGCCAGTGGCTTCAGAAGCTGGCCTACCTGAGTGACATATTCTTACGCCTCAACTCATTTAACTTATCCCTCCAAGGCCGTTTTGCCACAGTGAGTGATTTCATGGACAAACTTAGGTCACTGACCATGAAGCTGGAGCTTTGGGAAGGGAAGGTCAAAGATGGAAATCTTAGCATGTTTGAACACCTTGGTGAGGCACTTGATAAAAGTCAAAACACTGGAAAACAAGATGTGATGCAACTTGTGCAATCACATCTAGCTTCTCTGCGGATGGAGCTGCAGTCTTACTTCCCCGAATTGAGTGAATTGGAATCAAAATTGATTAGAAACCCTTTCATTGTGAATGTGCACCTTCTCCCAGATAACATGCAAGAGGAGTTCTTAGAGTTGGTGAACGACTCTGTTGCAAAAGATGCATTTGAAACACTTTCCCTAACCAAGTTCTGGGCTAAAATGAGTGAGATTTACCCTGTTGTATCTAAAGTAGTTCTGAACTCTTTGTTGATGTTCCCTAGTACTTAtctgtgtgagcaaggattttcaacGCTGTTGAACATGAAAACCAAACATCGATCACGGCTTAATGTGGAACATGACCTACGATTGTGCCTGTCTAATACTGCTCCTCGAATTGAGAAACTTGTTTCTAACAGACAGGGCACAGCCTTCACACTGAAGTTCAGTAATGGTtga
- the LOC137626739 gene encoding protein FAM200C-like has translation MASSAKKRQYDESYIQYGFTAINKSGIESPQCVLCHKVLSLECMKPSFLKRHLNSCHSSFISKNAAFFKQKEEGLKRARFDRSGHFRQQNEAGLRASYMVSLRIAQEKKPHNIAEKLIVPCCKDIIRCVIGCDAEQKVTSVPLSNDTVHRRIVDMSEDVKQQVIAELKEASLGKFAIQLDESTRRGCLCTTPSVWAIRHWSRFQGRVFVLSYLEYDY, from the coding sequence ATGGCCTCATCAGCAAAGAAACGGCAGTATGATGAAAGCTACATTCAGTATGGATTCACTGCTATCAACAAAAGTGGGATTGAATCTCCACAGTGTGTATTATGCCACAAAGTTTTGTCACTGGAGTGCATGAAGCCTAGCTTTCTCAAACGCCATCTAAACAGCTGTCATTCAAGTTTTATAAGCAAGAATGCTGCTTTCTTCAAGCAAAAGGAAGAGGGATTGAAGCGAGCACGCTTCGATCGTTCGGGACATTTCAGGCAACAAAATGAAGCTGGTTTGCGTGCATCCTACATGGTATCACTGAGAATTGCACAAGAAAAGAAACCTCACAACATTGCAGAAAAGTTGATAGTTCCTTGCTGCAAAGATATAATACGTTGTGTTATTGGTTGTGATGCTGAGCAGAAGGTCACATCAGTACCTCTCTCAAATGATACTGTTCATCGACGAATAGTAGATATGTCTGAGGATGTCAAACAACAAGTAATTGCTGAATTAAAGGAAGCCTCTTTAGGAAAATTTGCAATCCAGCTTGACGAGTCGACTCGACGTGGCTGCTTGTGCACAACTCCTAGTGTTTGGGCGATACGTCACTGGTCAAGATTTCAAGGAAGAGTTTTTGTTCTGTCATACCTTGAATACGACTACTAG